Genomic window (Lampris incognitus isolate fLamInc1 chromosome 3, fLamInc1.hap2, whole genome shotgun sequence):
TAATGTAGCATGTCAATTATGTCAGTAGGTTATTATGCTTTTCATCGTATTTGTCATTACCTTCATAAACATGCTTTAAATAATCCTTGATAAGCATGGCTTGCTCGTCTTCATTCATTATAAATATGAGCAGATGGACACTAAGCCTCTGCTTTTTCACAGGTACTTGTTTTCCCTGCAGATGAAGAGAGACCTTATGGAGGGCAGGTTGACCTGCACAGAAAATACTGGAGCCCTTCTTGCTTCTCATCTTGTTCAGTGTATGTTCAGGCTCCCTTTTTTCCACAGCGGTTAATAGTTTTGACTAATGATGGCACAAACAGTGTTATGTAACCCATGCCATACGCTCCTCATGCTCTTGTTTGTGTACAAACAGAATTCAAGGAATTAATCTCTTTTAATACATTTACCCTGTTGAAAgatgaataacccccccccccacccgcccccaTAACCACAGCTGAGATCGGTGACTATGATGACATGGCTGATAGGGACTTTCTGAGGGTGAGCAAATTGTTGCCATACCAAGAGAGGGTTCAAGAGAGGATCATGGAGCTACACCGTCGGCATGTGTGAGTTGCTGTCTGTCCTGTTTGTCTGtgtggaagtaaaaaaaaaaaagaaaagaaaaaaagaagcatgtTGAATCGGGGTTAATGCCATTTTCCCAGACTTAGCATTTCTTGTGCATCAAATTTTATGCAAGACATCCATCTAGTCTTGGAAGAGGCATGATTACCCCATTTATCTCTCGAGACTTAATTGTGGTTATTATCTCTTCTGGGACCCTTTTAAGAGGAACACACAAACAGTGCTCCACGGTCACCTTCTAAGTATTTGTGCCATGATTTGATGTTTTTTGCTGGAATTTTCCACTAAATGTGGATGAATCATCAGTATGGTATTGCATAGTTTAGTGGAATTCAATACTATGCTGTTCTTCACTTAAAAACGTTTCAAGatcataaataaaatgaaaaagaagACCCAGAGAATTTCTAAGCAGCTGCAGGTTGTATACCCTCTCTATAAACAGTTATGTGGTTTCAACACAAATGTTTAGTGTTAACTTGTTAAGAGATAACTATTCCTGCTAACAAACCATGCTAAGGGGGTTGGCACCATTTCAGAGTCCTGCTTTTAATAGTAAtctggtgctttcacaaaacCGCTCACCGTACTTTCTCACAGCCAGCGTTCATGTTCACATGACACTGTCCTATAGCCACTAGTGCTTTCCTCAAACTAATGTAGTGGGTGGCTCTAAGATTGGAGCCTTCGTTAATCTCGCTCCCTAGCTGTCAGCGTGGAAGCGCAGGGCTGCCGGTTCCCTGTACTAATCCCTTGCACTGGACGGTCTATTAGCCATAAGGCTAGTAGGGCAGGGGAGGGCCCTAAGGAGATTTCACTGCTTAACGGATGAACAAAATTAGAATGCAGTGATGATTGGATGGATATGCTGTTCTAAACATATTGTTTGGTTGTAATCTTATGGTTAGAAATAATGCCCGTTAAGTCCTGGTAGTTTGGAGGCATGCGAGTTTATTGTCTGGTGAGTGAATCTGCCCTGAATTTAGTCATCAGTTGATCTCCTTGTGTTAAAGcttttatatatgtatacatattgatttattgatttatcGACTAATTAATGTATTTTGTACTGACACTGGAAAAGCACAAAAATAGCAACAAGTCTGCACACTACATCGTAAAAACCTGTGGTAACCTATCTAAGCCTGTTTTTGAATTTGCCATGGCAAAAAGTCATAAGACCGGTGTTCTCTTGACTTGTCACTTTTCCACCATAAATATGGATGTCTACGCCAATTTTCTTTCACTTCCAAGCTTTTTCTGTGACAACAATCATGCCTAGAGGTGCAGAATAATTTCTTAATTGATAATTCTGATTATTTTGCTAGATATTGTGGTTGTCGGATGATTATCATTACTCGTAAAGATTAAAGGGATGAAATGATCTTGGCATCTTGTGTCAAAATCTTGGCAATTTTCAATCAATAAGCATTCAATACAAAATGTTACTTCATTGCCGATATGCTCATTCTTTACATTTGTCAAAACTAAATTTGCAGTACATGATCGCATGTGGATAATTGATTCACATTCTCTTATTTAACACGTTACACATCTTTACAGATAATGCAGATGTTTGGTGTTGTTGATATTTTGCAGTTTTTGAAATCCCTCAATTGAATAAAAAGCCATATTACTGTATCAGTGGGAGTTATTCATAAACTCTATAATTGCCAAATACATGTAAATCTGAGTCACATGTTCATGCAAACAAAGGTACCACGTGAATACATCGTTTTTGAGTTTTTTCTTGTTCATCAAACATGAGCCAGGATGAGAACAAATACCAGACTCTGTACCCTGGTTTCATTTACTTGTGCCGTTCCTGAGAACCAATTTAAGAGTTGTTCAAgagaatatttaaaaaaaataaaaaaacaactggTCATGTGTGTGGCACATTTTCACCCACAGGGGCCAGACTCCAGCTGAATCTGATTTCCAGGTCCTGGAGATTGGCCGTAAACTGGAGATGTATGGAGTCCGTTTCCACCCGGCGGCTGACCGAGAGGGCACCAAGATCAACCTGGCTGTCGCTCATATGGGCCTTCAGGTGTTCCAGGTGACTGCTCCCTTCAaccctgttttttgctgcaaGACACCTCTGTCTCCAATACTATCCAAAACAATGGTAATGTGTTTTTAaatatttggatatgtgttttatatTTTCCTAGGGCAACACAAAAATAAATACTTTCAATTGGTCCAAGATTCGCAAACTGAGCTTCAAAAGAAAACGTTTTCTGATCAAGCTCTACCCAGAGGTTCATGTGAGTATAAATAGAGATGAATCGTTCTTCCTCAAAGTTAAGCTGATGCTACTCTTTGTCCAAGTAATGAGTTTTACTAGTCTCTATTGACAGTATATAATGGTTTTTGTACATGGGAGAACAATATAATTTAATTATtagtttttattcatttttacaTGGAGAAGCTTTTTGATGTGTGATCTTACAAATTTGACTTATTTTTAAGGGCCCCCATCAGGATACCCTGGAGTTCATGATGGCCAGTAGAGACCAGTGTAAGATCTTCTGGAAAAACTGTGTGGAACACCACTCTTTCTTCCGACTGTATGACCAACCCCAACCAAAGTCCAAATCTATTCTCTTCACTAGAGGCTCCTCCTTCAGATACAGGTATTTAAAGATTATTGGTTTATTTAAAGAGGCACATTTGGCACCCGACGTGCCTTACTTGGCATTTTTAATGCTTCATCACACTAATATCAAAGGCACCTTACAACACAAACACTATACCCAGCTGAAATTGCTTGCCTAGGATTCTGCTGTTTCTTGTGTTTTGACTCTAAACTTTGTCTGTTAGTGGAAGGACCCAGAGGCAACTAGTGGATTATGTCAGGGACAATGGAGCAAAGAGGACACCTTACCAGAGGTGTGTATTTCTGTTAACACTGGAGAGAGAAAGTAGATGTTTGCTGTTCCATTTTTTTAAACCAGCCAAAAATTTTTTTCCGTAAGTCTTTCATCTTAGTAAACCTGACCTGACATTCTTTATCCTTCAGGAGGAACAGTAAAATCCGAATGTCTGCTCGCTCCCTGGCCACAGATGTGCCAAAACAGGTCAGTTGAGTTATTACGTTGTTGCCTTTTTTGTATAATGGGGGAAGTTGAGAACAGAAATGTTATTATGGAAAACTGATGAAGCTGTCCATTCTCCACTCTCCCCTTATTTCTCTCCCTTCTTCCCTCTATTCCCTTGTCTTTTTCCCCAATCTCTTTGTTGCATTATTTCAGAGTTTGTCATTCAATGACAGTCTCAGGGCCCCAGGCTCCCCTTCCTCCACTACTGTGTCCTACCATTCCATGCACATCTCTAGTTCTCTGCCACGAACAGAAGTACAACCTCAGCCCCTGCCCCTGCTCCTACCAAGCCAATCTCCAGCacctcaacagcagcagcaacagcagcttcAGTCCCCTCTGCAAGCTACCAGACCCCCCAGCCCACCGAAGGAAGAACCTCTTAAGACCGCTTCCCCGTCTCACTACGCTTTTCAAGGTGCCCCTAGTAATCAGGCAGCAGGAGACTGCAGccccttgtttgtgtgtgtagagagTAGCACTTCCCAATCACAGCCCTCCCAAAATGGCAATGAGGATAGTGAGTGTGGTGGAAGAAGGGGAGCTGGATGCTCAGCAGGAGGGGTAGGAGGTAAGAGGAAGGGGGTTCTCACACctgaggcctttgaggcggagcTCCTACGTGCAAAACGGAACCCAATGTTCTCAATGACAAGCCCGCAGCTGCAGGTTACTGAGGAGTTCATAGATGATGACCCGACCGAAATTTCATTTTACGGTGGAGGGGCCGAGGCTTATTCTTTTGGGCTTGATGACAAAGCAGATCATTTTGAATATGAGATGGATGCTAACCTTGGCAAAACCAGAATATATAGCCTGGGCCTTGAGGACCTAAATGGTAATAATCCCTTCTCTGATAGCACTGTTGGTCGCTCAGAGACCAGCTCGTTGGTAAATAACCGTTCCGAGTGTAGCTCCCTGGATAACCTGGGGCTCAGCTCTGCAGGTGAGTCCCTGTCAGTGGGTTATGGAGGCCCTGACTCCTCTTCTCTTCGCCTGCCAGATTCAGACAACCCCTCGGAGGCCAGCTCCATGGTCAACTTCCCAGCGTACTCCGTGCGCTCTGAGACCAGCTCTGCTGTGCAGTTCAGTGACTTGGTGGAGCAACTTGAGCAGCTCAGTTACCCACCCACAGCCACCGAGGGCTCTGCCAATGGCAGCTCAGACTCAGACTCTGACTGGGGCTCCGACAGTGGCCTTCCCCCTGAGCAGAACCTCTTTTACAGTAATCCATTGGCAGGGGGCAGTGGAATAGAGGGTTTCCTCCTTCAGTGCCACAACCTACAGGCCTTGGCCCTGGGGGACTCTTCTGGTTCCCCCCACATTAAAATGTAAACGCCTTCCCCGTACACATTTTTGAGGTCACATCAGATGTTTGCCTCTGTGCGTGAGTAACTGAGGGCATTAAAGATATAGTGCTTGAGGCCCTAGCCAAGATATTTTTAAGGATCTCGATCATAGTATATTGAGCTGATCATGAAGGGTAGCAATGACAAATGTAAAATGCACTCCTCACAAGTACAACATCCCACTACCACTCAAAAAAATCTTCAGTATTGAAAATGGTACAGATACAAACTAATTTAACATATTTTAAAACATTCTGAACTAACGTTTTAGCCATACCACAAATTAAGTAAAAACAATATAGCTGATTTTGCGTTGTTAAAGCAGTTTGGCTAACAGAAACCTTCTTTTTTATATCTTTGATttagtctgcagcccatcaatgcTGGAGATCTCACTTGTCTACATGCAAAAATAAATCACACACTTATCATTCCCCATATCAGAAAGTTTGCCTTTTGTCACCacgctttttttttgctttgttttttttttatataacagCTTTAACCATTTGTTAAAATGTATATAAAGGTGTTGACCTTGTGTCCTGTTACCCCTGCCAGGgtgtaattattttttttaaattgctcaCATCTTTTGATGagctttggcttttttttttgtctgctttTTAGTATGACATTATTCAGTGATGAAGTCTAGTCCTTCATCTCTTAATGTGTAGTAGCTGCAGAAGTCGTGTAGAGCACATCGGTCCAGAActtaaatggtttttttttttgggatgatTGTCTTCATCCATCAAACCTTGTAGAAAATGTAAAGcaagttttttttgttattttagcaACCTAAATATTTTTGAATATTGTATTTCCTTAAAATTCTCTAAAACACTAATACACACTTTGATTTCTTTCAACATGACTCTGTCTTGTTGTAGTGCCTTTGCATCTGGAATAGTCTCGTCTCTCGCAGAAGGACATAATTGCGGTGTTGCCTCACTTGAATTTTGAAGATTGTTATTTTAGGGAGATTGATTTGTAGATTTAATCACCAGCCCATTCACGCCTGACTAATCCCCCCTTAGTACAACattggaggaggagagaggactgtTGTGCATTCACTCTCTTGTTCTGACTACCTAACCAACGAGTTCTGAAGTAATGAAATGAACTCGGAAATATGAATGAAAACAGTAATGAGGTCAATGTGATATAAATGTAGGATTGTTACTGTTTTGAAGGCGGGTTTCTCCCTTTGTCTTTTTCATAACTGAGCTGGTAAGTAGTACTTAAGAAATAATGTGATATCCACATATATATACAGCACTTAGAAAACACCTAATAACCATGTCTTCATGCAGCGTTTCCTAAGCACCATGTCTTGTGTAGCGCTAGTTGTCACTGATCTGTGAATTTTTGAGATTCTTGTAAATCAGCTGATGTTCTTAACGCCACTTTGATCTCAGGGTAAAAATTAAATCGATTTTTGTCCTTGTTTAGTGTTACATGGGGACCTGATACCTATTAGATTCACAAATGACAAACGCCCTGAGAGCAACAAGCCATTTTGAGTTTTGTGCTTTAGTGACATCTGCTGGATGCTGGTGCTTGCCACTGTTCTACACATCAAACGTGGCATAATTCACAATACATTTAATATAACAGAATTAGAAGTGTTGTACAGTTGTTTgtctagttgttttttttttttgtaagagagggggggaaaaaacagtccAAAACAAACTAGCGTGTATGTTTGCTCAGTTGTGGAGTTCACCTGAAGAATGTAAGCAGTATACTTCCGAGCCATTAAGTATACTGTTACCACACCACTCCTAACAAAATGAATGTATCATGCAAAACACGTAAGAAGTCTCTCTACTTGTGTAGTATATTAGCTAATGTTAGTAACGGTATAAGATTGTATGAACACCTAGATCCTAAAAGTTAGAATGCCGAGTGTCTAGATGTGGTATTGTTTTCAGCATAGTTTTTGACCTTTAGGAACTCATTTGGATGCAAGCGGTAACATATTTTTAGATCTATACTCTTTGGTCTCTTCTGGCACGTGGTCCTTAACAAAAAACATGCTCATGGTCTCTGTAGTCTTTATTACCACGATGCCAGGAACATGGCACTTTGAACCTCTTTTTTATCAGAATAGGAATGTCAGTTAGGGGGGATGTTTTGCACAATAGTCAtgattttacttcttttttttcttttttttaacttggctGCAGTTTTTGAGATTTTTCAGCTCATGGACTTAATGAATAGCATTAGCTTTTAATAATAGACATGAATATTCAATAGCACATTCTCATGCTTAACCATGTCTTGAGTCTGGCCCCAGTGATGTTGATGCATTAAGTCTATGTAGGAGGCATTTTACAACATGCCACTGATCATGAAGACTTAATGCAGTTGTTGTATAAATAAGCATAATCAGTGGTATTTTTTTTACTGCACTTATGTCATTTCCTCCTCAACACAGTCTTGAATTTCAAAGTCCCATTGTAATTTCCTCTTATTTGAGCCCACTTTAAACTGCCCGAAGGCAGATTTCGCTTGGCTTTCCTCAAATCAAACTCATGTTTCTCTTTCTGTGCATATGTTATAGAGTCCCTCTTACTAGAGTCAGCACTTGTATTTATGTAAGGTTATATAAACGTCTACGGATATTTGACTTGATACTTGCAGGGCCTTAAAATACTTTTTGTACTCATTCACTTGGTATGCTGTTGTTGCATATCGTCGTCTTGTGTTCTTCTTTACTTTTCAATAGCTCTTCTGAAAGTCTTTGTGAGGAGAGAGCTGTCAGAAGTCCAGTAATTAACATAGCAGTCAGGCCTTAACTCATACAACGCCTTATGGGTAACAACTATCTCGCAGCTGTTCTCATTGTCATTTTGAAGGATGGCAAATCACCACTTTCCCCTGATAAAAGCATCAAAGACAGAACATGACTTTTTCAAAAGTGCACTTTTGAACCCTCTCTACAGTCACAAGTGAGAAAAATTGAATTGTTCCTGTGTCACCTTGGGAGGCGTGGAAggcatttttatttctttttcttttttgtcaaatACTGTCAGTATTTGGTAAAGAGGATAGAAATCACTGATCTGACTCAGTTTTTTTATTTGGTGGCTTTTATttaatcttgttttgtttttttttgtttttttgcagtttaATTCTTCACACCTCTCCACTAAACATTTTAATGACGAATATAaccagctaagctaactgcactTAGACATCAAGTAATTCAACACTTACTCTTATGAACATGTATAATTACTAATGATAAACCAATTGTActttatgtttgtatgttttactcTCAAGAATAAAGTAATCTCTTTTGGGTACCTTGAATGTCAGACTTAAAATTCTTTTCAGATGATCAACTGAAATCAGAGCAGCGATGGTTTGCAAAGCATCTCAACAGCTTCCTCATTAGAAAGTCCAATGCCGTTAATGACTTTTAAATTACACTGATTATTTATTTTCTTAAGGGCTTGGAGTAGAGTAGTGCTAGCGGTCGGGTCTGCATTTTGAAGAGCTAGAAAGACATCTTATTCAAATGTACTTCGCCTTCGTTCTTTAACCCAAATCCTAGAGAAATGTAAGAGGCATGTGAAGAGCGAAAGACGTTTCTTCAGATTCTGTGATAAACACATTTCCAAATAGCAACCAAACCTGCTTCTAACCTGGCATTGGTGTGCACTGTTTCTAACCCCGGGTTTTCTATTGcctgtttgagaaagaaaacttaaCAGCATCTTCGGAATTTACTTGTAATCTCTTGTCCCGGCATAAAATGCCTCTTCAAAATAAATGTTCAGTCTGTTTAGAAGTATAGTCCATCTCAGTGTAGTGTATGGCTGAAGTACATTAAGGTGTTGCGCTTTTCGATTTGCAGCCAAATTAGACTTTTCTTTTGGCTTCCCATTATTTTctttgccccccccaaaaaaaaagtttatctgCTCAACAAGGCAGTTTGAAATTGTAACAACAGTTATCCTTCTAAACTCTAGCACACTACAATGAAGTGCTTCTTTATGGTAACAAAATTGGATAGGAAATGGATGCCGTTGTTTCCTCTGTTTTTAGAGAACAGGCTTGGTTGTGAGGGGGTTGGGAGTTGGGGGTTGAGCTCCTCACACTGGATTCCACAACCTAATTCCAGCTGAGTGCGTGCTCCCTGTTTGGACAGGCTTCGGGCCAAGTCATTCCACAGCAACCGTCGTTCCTCCTGTGTGGAGGCTGCTGTTCGTTCTCTTCCCTGCTCGTGTCTTCCCCCATGGGGCATTTCAGATAAAGTGTAAACGACTGTTTGCCTGCCAGACAGACCACATTCCCGATAAGTCTCTGCTTGGGCAATTATTTCCGGGTCgaagatatttttttttctttttgttttttcttcgtcTTCTGCCTCCATTGTTTTTCCAGTGTTGTTATGAGAGAAGTGGAAGAACAGCTGTGGTGCTGTGGTGACCCATGACTAAGTTAAAAGTAAAGCGTAGCATTCGCTCTGCATCGCCCTGTTTTATTTGAAGGTAGCAGAGCTCGCAGGCAGGACATACGTTAGTGCAAAAGTTGGATCTCTGCATTGTAATTGGGCTCGTGTTTGAATCGGCAGTAAATCCTTAAAACTCATTCGAGAGGGCAAATACTCCAAGAAcagttgttgggggggggtatgGGAACTTATACATTCTTTACCCTTCCTAGAGCTCTTTTATGTATCTCTAACATGAACAGTCATGAAATTTGGTTTGATGAACATCAAATCAAGTTAAAACATAATTTTGTGTTATCAATTAGTTTGACGAATTGCTGTAATACTGGGAGAATAAGTTGTTGCTGTTAGAGGACATATTAATTTTAGAAACCATTTTAGGTTAAGATGAGGGTTATTTTATTAAGGCTGGAATACCTACATCCCTAAAACAGTTATCTAGATAGGATTATTCAACCTTATATTGCAGCATTGTAATGAGCAGCCTCTTTTTTGTCTCAATGGGTTCATAAAGCCTTGCTCCACTTCACCAGTTATGCTCCATTTCTTACTGGGGACGACATTGTTATGAACTACATGCACCACCCAAAGAGCCATTTTCACTAGTTGTACCACTAAACTACTAAAAGGGAGCAGTGTTTTGAATTGTTATTAAaacactacttgcaaaaaaaaaattcatttgaATTTTATTTCTGTTTCTCAAAGTAAAATTTGTTAATTTTGCAATCTCATCCTCAGGTTCAGTCATGGACAGCCCTCAGCTCTCACCATTCAACTCCAAGAGCCCACTCTGCCTCTCACCCACCTTCCAGATGTCTACTCTCAGCCTCCCGGGCCAAGCCCCCCCCTCACCTCTGCAAAGCCCCATCCTGAGCGAGGTGGGCAGCAATGCCAggctagaggaggaggaggagggcaggaGGAAGGTATACTGCACCCTTCCGCTCTGTGCCTCACAACTGTTTTTAGTATACTAGACCCATGACAAATCACTTGGTCAGAGCAATAAATGACAGCAAGACTAAAAACAgccttattgtaagtcactttggataaaggtgtcggctaaatgactgtaatgtattgtaatgtaatgtaatgtaacgtaatgtaatgaTTCACTATGTGGCACTGGATTTAAAAATATCCTGATCCTAAATTGGAGCTAAAATGAAATACTGCCTCCTTACCGTATTTATATAAAAACATGAGAATTTCCACAACACATAGTATATGCCCTGAAGCTCTTTGGCTTTAATGCTAACAGCCCTCTTCTCCTCCAGAGATATCCCACAGACAAAGCCTACTTTATTGCCAAAGAGATTTTGACCACAGAGCGAACATACCTGAAAGACCTCGAGGTCATCACCGTGGTGAGCTCCTCTTCAAAGCCCTGATCGAACATTCCTTCCAGCCCATTTGCTGGTGGAATATACAGTGTATTAATTAAGTTGTATCCTCTCATGCTGCCCACAGTGGTTTCGTAGTGCTGTGATCAAAGAGAACGCCATGCCAGAAGGCCTGATGACTCTACTCTTCTCCAATATTGACCCAATCTATGAGTTCCACCGTGGCTTCCTCAAAGAGATTGACCAGAGGCTGGCTCTCTGGTAGGCACTCTTATTTTAGTTGCTTTTTCATGAGACAAGTTATTGCAAAGCTGCTGACAATATGACAATGAATAGTATTTATGTCTTTCTCTTTACCCAGGGAGGGACGCTCCAATGCCCATGTCAAAGGGGACTACCAAAGGATCGGTGACGTAATGCTGAAGAACATGTGCGCCCTGAAGGTGTGAGACTGATGGTTGTCATTGGAAGGCTTACTGATTACTATTACCTTTCAAATACATATTCTACTGTACAGCTGGGTTGGGAGGCAGAAAAGTTGAATGGGCTGAAATGTATACTGTTTTCCACAGCAATTCACCAGCTACTTACAGAAACATGATGAAGTGCTAACAGAATTGGAGAAAGCCACCAAGAGGCTAAAGAAGCTGGAGACGGTCTACAAAGAGTTTGAGCTGCAGAAAGTCTGCTACTTGCCTCTTAATACATTCCTGCTCAAGCCCATCCAGCGTCTCATGCACTACAAGCTCATCCTGGAGAGGCTGTGCAAACACTATTCTCCTATCCACCGTGACCATGATGACTGCAAAGGTGAGACTCTGTTGTAGTCCTGTGTCAGGACTGACAGCCCATGctactatcttttttttttctcctcctacaTTTATCCTGCCAGTATTCCCAACTCTTGGATTAGCCATTTTGGTCGTGGATGTAAAACATTGATGTAACCATTTAAGGGAGCTAATGGTTTATGTCTCTATGCAGAGGCCCTTAAGGAGGTGACTGAGATAGCCACTCAGCTTCAGAGCAGTCTCATCCGACTGGAGAACTTCCAGAAGCTGACAGAGCTGCAGAGAGACCTGATAGGCATCGAGAACTTGACAACACCCGGCAGGGTAAGTGTAGTGACCTTAAGCAGATGGTAGGGGGCACTGAGAAACAGGGTAGAAGATGAAATGTTTCTAATCAGAACTCCTGCTTTTAGGAGTTTATACGAGAAGGCTGCCTGTACAAATTAACCAAAAAAGGGCTACAACAAAGGATGTTTTTCCTGGTGAGTAGAAAAGTCATTCTGCTTAAAATTGTGGTGGAAACTGGAATAATTTCAAATAATTGCAAATCACTGTGctcttttatatttgttttgagtgtgtgtgtgtataatttttttttttgtagttttcagACATGTTCCTGTACACGAGCAAAGGTGTTACAGCTACTAATCAGTTCAAAGTCCATGGCCAGCTGCCCCTTCATGGCATGATTGTGAGTATAACCTCCATTTCTCGTGTAACGTTTGTCATTCAGGTTAGCTCAGTTAATTTGGGTCAGTCCTATGAATTTCCCTCAATGACTTTGGGTTATTGATATTTGAATTGTAATACCAGCAAAGGTGTTTTGGAATGTTGAACGTTGACTCTAAACTCATTTGAAGTGCAAAAATATGATTTGATGAACATGCTTATTGAGCTCCCCAATAAACTTGCCAGTGTTGAGGGTTTAAATTGTCCCACATTCCCACTGTTAGGCAGTGAAATTCTATAGTTGTTTTAACTCAAGTATTAAATGACAAatgttatttaattttttttacactCAAAAATTCTTTTAACAGTTTAACAGCTGGGGAGAGAAGAAAGTGATTAAAGTGTCTGCCATCATGTATGTGGTAGGGGTGGGAGGGTAAAACACATATGATCTGTAATGACTAAACAGAGTGGCAGGGGAGGGCCCCAGTCTCCTAACCTTGCATGTCTCTGCTTTACCCCTGGCTGCAGCTCATAGTGCTGGATGCACCGGTAAGTACGCTGGGCTCTGCTAGCTTGGAAGGCCAAACCCCCTCCCATGCTTGACTAGACAAAATGACTAAAAGCACACCTATCAGATTGCTTAAGACTAAGAATCAAGTCAGACTCTCCCTGCCACTACCTAGGGATGCACACAAAGCTAAATGTACCACATGCATtctagtcttcttttttttttctcatccattatccaaaccgcttatccttacacagggtcgcagggatgctggagcctattccagcagtcattgggcggcaggtggggagacaccctggacaggccgccagtccatcacagggcattctAGTCAACTTACATATAAAAATGATTAAGCTTAAGGGGGAATATAAATGTTGTGTTTCACAGGGCCATTTCTTAAAAATATCTAAACTCTTCAGCAGTTGGCTAGCTGCCCAGAGTTTATGGACTACTGATGACTGTTTAGGGCTGTGGCCATCTTGACCATCAAGGTAAACAAACCGAAGCAGACTGCTTGATCTTACTCCTGATCACTGGCCACTGTTGTGCTTTGACCTTTAAGTTGGTCAGTCTGTGAGGTGTGTTTGGCTTTAAAACATGGGTGAGGAAAGGAAGCTAACAATCTAATTTATTAATAGAAAAAAAATGAACCCATGTTTGTTTAGCGTGTCAGATATATGTCGGCCATAGGTG
Coding sequences:
- the farp2 gene encoding FERM, ARHGEF and pleckstrin domain-containing protein 2 isoform X2 — translated: MGEVEGSYRVLQTPGTRLGAQFNAGISTLEPGQSLNANIAGGGKSHGKGLQIRVLGLDDTQEFYDMDSKDFGQALLSEVFLRNNLIESDYFGLEFQNMQMNWVWLEPTKPVVKQVRRPTNALFRLSVKFFPPDPGQLQEEYTRYLFSLQMKRDLMEGRLTCTENTGALLASHLVQSEIGDYDDMADRDFLRVSKLLPYQERVQERIMELHRRHVGQTPAESDFQVLEIGRKLEMYGVRFHPAADREGTKINLAVAHMGLQVFQGNTKINTFNWSKIRKLSFKRKRFLIKLYPEVHGPHQDTLEFMMASRDQCKIFWKNCVEHHSFFRLYDQPQPKSKSILFTRGSSFRYSGRTQRQLVDYVRDNGAKRTPYQRRNSKIRMSARSLATDVPKQSLSFNDSLRAPGSPSSTTVSYHSMHISSSLPRTEVQPQPLPLLLPSQSPAPQQQQQQQLQSPLQATRPPSPPKEEPLKTASPSHYAFQGSVMDSPQLSPFNSKSPLCLSPTFQMSTLSLPGQAPPSPLQSPILSEVGSNARLEEEEEGRRKRYPTDKAYFIAKEILTTERTYLKDLEVITVWFRSAVIKENAMPEGLMTLLFSNIDPIYEFHRGFLKEIDQRLALWEGRSNAHVKGDYQRIGDVMLKNMCALKQFTSYLQKHDEVLTELEKATKRLKKLETVYKEFELQKVCYLPLNTFLLKPIQRLMHYKLILERLCKHYSPIHRDHDDCKEALKEVTEIATQLQSSLIRLENFQKLTELQRDLIGIENLTTPGREFIREGCLYKLTKKGLQQRMFFLFSDMFLYTSKGVTATNQFKVHGQLPLHGMIVEESENEWSVPHCFTIYSAQKTIVVAASSKVEMGKWIEDLNMAIDMAKKSQEKSDIFLDAGLGDRSNLFCSPVISPELPPRYLLGQGQRPNTITHVCWYRNQNLSLTDYLRMNQNQLSGYLLRKFKNSNGWQKLWVVFTNFCLFFYKTHQDDFPLASLPLLGYTVSTPEESDSIHKEYVFKLQFKSHVYFFRAESEYTFERWMEVIKSAASAAGRMSLLIPKGPLEINGN
- the farp2 gene encoding FERM, ARHGEF and pleckstrin domain-containing protein 2 isoform X1, coding for MGEVEGSYRVLQTPGTRLGAQFNAGISTLEPGQSLNANIAGGGKSHGKGLQIRVLGLDDTQEFYDMDSKDFGQALLSEVFLRNNLIESDYFGLEFQNMQMNWVWLEPTKPVVKQVRRPTNALFRLSVKFFPPDPGQLQEEYTRYLFSLQMKRDLMEGRLTCTENTGALLASHLVQSEIGDYDDMADRDFLRVSKLLPYQERVQERIMELHRRHVGQTPAESDFQVLEIGRKLEMYGVRFHPAADREGTKINLAVAHMGLQVFQGNTKINTFNWSKIRKLSFKRKRFLIKLYPEVHGPHQDTLEFMMASRDQCKIFWKNCVEHHSFFRLYDQPQPKSKSILFTRGSSFRYSGRTQRQLVDYVRDNGAKRTPYQRRNSKIRMSARSLATDVPKQSLSFNDSLRAPGSPSSTTVSYHSMHISSSLPRTEVQPQPLPLLLPSQSPAPQQQQQQQLQSPLQATRPPSPPKEEPLKTASPSHYAFQGSVMDSPQLSPFNSKSPLCLSPTFQMSTLSLPGQAPPSPLQSPILSEVGSNARLEEEEEGRRKRYPTDKAYFIAKEILTTERTYLKDLEVITVWFRSAVIKENAMPEGLMTLLFSNIDPIYEFHRGFLKEIDQRLALWEGRSNAHVKGDYQRIGDVMLKNMCALKQFTSYLQKHDEVLTELEKATKRLKKLETVYKEFELQKVCYLPLNTFLLKPIQRLMHYKLILERLCKHYSPIHRDHDDCKEALKEVTEIATQLQSSLIRLENFQKLTELQRDLIGIENLTTPGREFIREGCLYKLTKKGLQQRMFFLFSDMFLYTSKGVTATNQFKVHGQLPLHGMIVEESENEWSVPHCFTIYSAQKTIVVAASSKVEMGKWIEDLNMAIDMAKKSQEKSDIFLDAGLGDRSNRSSDEVSLEQESEDDMHSSRTSLDKQTHHRANTTMHVCWHRNTSVSMSDHSLAVENQLSGYLLRKFKNSNGWQKLWVVFTNFCLFFYKTHQDDFPLASLPLLGYTVSTPEESDSIHKEYVFKLQFKSHVYFFRAESEYTFERWMEVIKSAASAAGRMSLLIPKGPLEINGN